From the Maioricimonas rarisocia genome, one window contains:
- a CDS encoding FHA domain-containing protein translates to MLRRRLYDSEDSVHVLPNGTTLLGSDELCPLQFDIEGVAPNHCSLQVDRQQVTLEAHSRMTWLNSGPVQRATLLPGDRLTVGPIEFIFEILPEEDAPAPEAPEPSLLLADARARQHLVDASERASREAERLQERLETFVAAEAAHNPADDHPQHHASPDDTPENVATVPPADSTVDALKALQATLQRQRETVARQENDLAISAAALRDAWSRLRTHETSLEDETKRVDRDARELDQSRREFLELRSQEQHLYQLQQEIQLKNADLVARQMDLDRHRDLLANQRQKLTAEVKRLRRQTVDQRAEIDARHQLLDEREEDFASRQRQLEADQQRLEAQRTHVATQLQELEESSRGLEMQREQLQLWQQEQVEQKDKLSALQQDLERQAADLEDQRTDVEADRAALLQLQEDLDARAGEIESHQQALVEERQQLDSERVEWGEHRAARDAAFDERARLLEQQADELQRERSELEELRCGVETARSDLDARIAGIDDQEQQFADARQQFAEEREAWEMRREEQEAELANRAQMLENRTAELERERKELGALREDLDTRCSLLDERSAELDGREQELTHSRQQLDAERDEWAVQRDAEQSGIEERSRTLEEKSVELERERASLSEQLATIETRQSELDSRSAELDERLQELTDIRQQLEIDRDEWTRQRDEDRAALDERLRDINARQAEVDRRVEILDDRQDRLADAQQQLAADQEAWSSRRAAEQSELDERARLLEEQSSELQNQRTVLDEQLGSIDARHAELESRGADLHEFQQRLKAAQEQLDVERDVWAEQRAALESEYEQQRRTIEEESAQLQQQRAELKEQLDNASSREAELDARAERLDDYQQRLAAAQDQLAREREEWAEQQENRLSELDVRAHSLEEQSAALQDERAALDELLGDIETQKAQLEKRADELDQRHQELADAHKVLDADRKALAAEREAQEAELEVQRQALESELTSLRQDRRELEQRAVELDEIEKSQQSDAARLAAGQDELRLLEEQFAADQAALEELYTQFTQDRDAWETEKTQFTETLEERERQLEDRQRELADRENVSRVAAEATTEAQQLRESLRHEQEQLAALRDELARRDAEFETATHNLSAREATLQNQREEIEDLRNTLSEIEQELAESRSAAEAARQHAEQMQQERESEQNTEQQRLDALREELSAREDDLQQRLAALEADQEALDAARREVLEQQEELQERAAALEKRTARLEAERQEFAESREELQSERSRLADERHELDLQRQSLAADRQQLEAQVADEDVDSPQASDEQEELERQYEQLAEARRQLEERSRALEERQQSLEIAADELDARTAELDQRQRLLTEREESLSAEQSRYEEDRQALQQAWFALDEETAAFEARKNETSIGVVEVDTAAPDAEIARTEVPVEEIGDRGGNGSAETLTSEVATSEAETAEPDAAEPDAAEPDAADRMDVPDPVTSEEPTTNVAHTCVIDPENDPRQLPVAVDDVPDEETAEVEQQDELDEIDRRYEDFDSDNTQADDTSDTEADPVSALRSQLANLFGMGGGSEQEPEPEQPVEDAPFESSAVPSDPTVAPRETTAVSEPEEPAAPPIQHEVAEVAPPPAAPEPAPLAADLPAAGGNDDDPVAAYMENLLQRVRASRGEPSPAPATPPPPPKPQPPAPAPTEASDATAPPPADDAPSVEAPAAPVRRRELAPEEKKTIRAKLDSFREVANQSARKAVATSQVAKLEMALRVKVILASVCLGYTAAALSTRFWFRRDLTSLGWAAMILSVVMCIEVGRSQVMLSRLTRLAASKQKQQDIADAETAEGSDDQAEMA, encoded by the coding sequence GTGCTCAGACGTCGTCTGTACGACTCCGAAGATTCCGTTCACGTGCTCCCGAACGGAACGACGTTGCTCGGCTCGGACGAACTGTGCCCGCTGCAGTTCGACATCGAAGGTGTCGCGCCGAATCACTGTTCGCTCCAGGTTGACCGGCAGCAGGTGACGCTCGAAGCCCACTCGCGGATGACCTGGCTGAACTCCGGACCGGTCCAACGGGCGACGTTGCTGCCCGGCGATCGGCTGACCGTAGGCCCCATTGAGTTCATCTTCGAGATTCTGCCGGAGGAAGATGCCCCCGCTCCCGAGGCCCCGGAGCCGTCGCTGCTGCTGGCCGATGCCCGCGCTCGACAACACCTGGTCGATGCCAGCGAACGGGCCTCCCGCGAGGCAGAGCGGCTGCAGGAACGTCTGGAGACGTTCGTCGCGGCCGAGGCGGCCCACAATCCGGCCGACGACCATCCTCAACATCACGCCTCACCTGACGATACGCCGGAAAACGTTGCGACCGTTCCTCCCGCCGACAGCACCGTCGACGCGCTGAAGGCCCTCCAGGCGACTTTGCAGCGGCAACGGGAAACCGTCGCCCGGCAGGAGAACGACCTGGCGATCTCGGCGGCGGCCCTGCGTGATGCCTGGAGTCGACTGCGCACCCACGAGACGTCGCTGGAAGACGAGACGAAACGGGTCGATCGGGACGCGCGGGAACTCGATCAGTCACGGCGAGAGTTCCTCGAACTGCGCTCTCAGGAGCAGCATCTCTACCAGTTGCAGCAGGAGATCCAGCTCAAGAATGCCGATCTCGTTGCCCGTCAGATGGATCTCGACCGACATCGGGACCTCCTTGCCAATCAGCGCCAGAAACTGACCGCCGAGGTCAAACGGCTACGGCGGCAGACGGTTGATCAGCGTGCCGAGATCGATGCCCGACATCAGTTGCTCGATGAGCGGGAAGAAGACTTCGCGAGCAGGCAGAGGCAACTCGAAGCAGATCAACAGCGACTTGAAGCACAACGAACGCACGTCGCGACGCAGCTGCAGGAACTGGAGGAGTCCTCGCGCGGCCTCGAGATGCAGCGTGAGCAATTGCAGCTCTGGCAGCAGGAACAGGTCGAGCAGAAAGACAAGCTTTCCGCGCTGCAGCAAGACCTCGAACGGCAGGCTGCCGATCTGGAAGACCAACGGACAGACGTCGAGGCAGACCGGGCCGCTCTGCTGCAACTGCAGGAAGACCTCGATGCCCGAGCCGGGGAGATCGAATCCCATCAGCAGGCTCTGGTCGAGGAACGCCAGCAGCTTGACTCGGAGCGCGTCGAATGGGGCGAACATCGCGCGGCGCGAGATGCTGCGTTCGACGAACGGGCCCGGCTTCTCGAACAACAGGCTGACGAACTGCAGCGTGAACGGTCGGAACTTGAAGAACTGCGTTGCGGTGTGGAGACAGCCCGGTCAGACCTCGATGCGCGGATCGCGGGGATTGACGATCAGGAACAGCAATTCGCGGACGCCCGGCAACAGTTCGCCGAGGAGCGTGAAGCCTGGGAAATGCGTCGGGAGGAGCAGGAAGCAGAACTCGCCAACCGGGCGCAGATGCTCGAGAACCGGACTGCTGAGCTGGAGCGAGAACGGAAGGAACTCGGGGCCCTGCGTGAAGACCTTGATACCCGGTGTTCTCTGCTGGATGAGCGGTCTGCGGAACTTGACGGGCGGGAGCAGGAACTGACGCACAGCCGCCAGCAGCTCGATGCCGAGCGGGACGAATGGGCGGTCCAGCGGGACGCGGAACAGTCTGGGATTGAAGAACGTTCTCGAACGCTCGAAGAGAAGTCGGTCGAACTGGAGCGGGAACGTGCTTCACTGTCGGAACAGCTCGCCACGATCGAAACGCGTCAGAGCGAACTCGACTCGCGCAGTGCGGAACTGGACGAGCGCCTGCAGGAACTGACGGACATCCGTCAGCAGCTGGAAATCGACCGGGACGAGTGGACCCGGCAGCGGGACGAAGATCGGGCCGCGCTTGATGAGCGGCTCCGGGACATTAACGCGCGCCAGGCCGAAGTCGACCGCCGGGTGGAGATCCTCGACGATCGCCAGGATCGGCTGGCCGACGCGCAGCAGCAGCTCGCTGCGGACCAGGAGGCATGGTCTTCCCGCCGGGCCGCCGAGCAATCCGAACTGGACGAACGTGCCCGGTTGCTCGAGGAACAGTCGTCCGAACTGCAGAACCAGAGGACGGTACTCGACGAACAACTCGGCAGCATCGACGCCCGGCACGCCGAACTCGAGTCGCGTGGCGCAGACCTTCATGAGTTTCAGCAGCGACTCAAAGCCGCACAGGAACAGCTCGACGTCGAGCGGGACGTCTGGGCGGAGCAACGTGCCGCGCTGGAATCCGAGTACGAGCAACAAAGGCGGACAATCGAAGAAGAATCCGCACAACTGCAGCAACAGCGTGCGGAGCTCAAAGAACAGCTCGACAACGCCAGTTCGCGGGAAGCGGAACTGGACGCCCGTGCTGAGCGACTCGACGACTATCAGCAACGGCTGGCTGCGGCGCAGGACCAACTGGCGCGTGAGCGAGAAGAGTGGGCAGAACAGCAGGAAAACCGGCTGTCGGAACTGGACGTGCGCGCACATTCGCTTGAAGAGCAGTCCGCCGCGCTGCAGGACGAACGGGCCGCACTCGACGAACTTCTGGGAGACATCGAAACTCAGAAGGCGCAGCTGGAAAAACGTGCTGATGAGCTGGACCAGCGCCATCAGGAACTCGCCGACGCGCACAAGGTACTCGACGCCGATCGGAAAGCCCTTGCGGCAGAACGCGAAGCTCAGGAGGCCGAACTCGAAGTACAACGGCAAGCACTGGAGAGCGAACTGACGTCGCTTCGACAGGATCGCCGCGAACTCGAACAACGAGCCGTCGAACTCGACGAGATCGAGAAGTCCCAGCAGAGTGACGCTGCCCGGTTGGCGGCCGGTCAGGATGAACTGCGTCTCCTCGAAGAACAGTTTGCGGCGGATCAGGCTGCACTCGAGGAACTGTACACGCAGTTCACTCAGGATCGGGACGCCTGGGAGACCGAGAAGACTCAATTCACAGAGACGCTCGAGGAGCGCGAGCGTCAACTGGAGGATCGGCAGCGGGAACTCGCAGATCGGGAAAATGTGTCACGGGTTGCGGCCGAAGCAACGACCGAAGCGCAGCAACTGCGGGAATCGCTTCGCCACGAGCAAGAGCAGTTGGCCGCTCTTCGCGACGAACTCGCCCGTCGGGATGCCGAGTTCGAGACAGCGACACACAATCTCTCCGCCCGGGAAGCAACGCTGCAGAACCAGCGAGAAGAGATCGAAGACCTGCGGAACACGCTCTCGGAGATCGAACAGGAACTCGCCGAGTCTCGTTCTGCCGCCGAGGCAGCCCGGCAGCATGCCGAGCAGATGCAGCAGGAACGGGAGAGCGAACAGAACACCGAGCAGCAGCGACTGGATGCGTTGCGCGAGGAACTGTCTGCCAGAGAAGATGATCTTCAGCAGCGCCTGGCCGCGCTGGAGGCCGATCAGGAAGCACTCGACGCCGCGCGGCGTGAAGTCCTCGAGCAGCAGGAGGAACTCCAGGAGCGCGCTGCGGCCCTCGAAAAACGAACGGCCCGCCTGGAAGCCGAGCGGCAGGAATTTGCAGAAAGCCGTGAGGAACTGCAATCGGAGCGATCCCGACTTGCGGATGAGCGGCACGAACTCGACCTGCAGCGTCAGTCCCTCGCGGCTGATCGTCAGCAGCTCGAAGCGCAGGTCGCAGACGAGGATGTTGACTCCCCTCAAGCGTCCGACGAGCAGGAGGAACTCGAGCGTCAGTACGAACAACTGGCCGAGGCCCGGCGCCAACTCGAGGAGAGATCACGCGCTCTTGAAGAGCGGCAGCAGTCGCTCGAAATCGCCGCCGACGAACTCGACGCCCGCACTGCCGAACTCGATCAGCGGCAGCGGTTGCTGACGGAACGGGAGGAGTCCCTCTCTGCCGAACAAAGCCGCTACGAAGAAGACCGTCAGGCCCTGCAGCAGGCATGGTTTGCTCTGGATGAAGAAACGGCCGCGTTCGAGGCCCGCAAGAACGAGACATCGATCGGTGTCGTCGAGGTCGACACGGCCGCACCAGACGCTGAAATTGCCCGCACAGAAGTCCCGGTCGAAGAGATCGGCGATCGTGGGGGGAACGGCTCGGCGGAGACCCTGACTTCGGAGGTGGCCACTTCGGAAGCGGAAACTGCGGAGCCGGATGCTGCGGAGCCGGATGCTGCGGAGCCGGATGCGGCCGACCGGATGGACGTGCCAGATCCCGTGACCAGCGAGGAGCCGACGACCAACGTGGCTCACACGTGCGTCATCGATCCGGAGAACGATCCGCGGCAGCTACCGGTTGCCGTCGACGATGTGCCGGACGAAGAGACTGCCGAAGTCGAACAGCAGGATGAGCTCGACGAGATCGATCGCCGCTACGAAGACTTCGATTCGGACAACACTCAGGCGGACGATACGTCCGACACCGAAGCGGACCCGGTATCGGCGTTGCGGTCGCAGCTCGCCAATCTGTTCGGTATGGGCGGCGGTTCCGAGCAGGAGCCTGAACCGGAGCAGCCGGTTGAGGATGCTCCCTTTGAGTCGTCTGCGGTTCCCAGCGATCCCACGGTCGCGCCGCGCGAGACCACTGCGGTTTCCGAGCCGGAAGAACCTGCCGCGCCGCCAATCCAGCACGAGGTGGCCGAGGTTGCGCCTCCCCCCGCGGCTCCGGAGCCAGCCCCCCTGGCGGCCGATCTGCCGGCTGCTGGCGGGAATGACGATGATCCCGTTGCCGCCTACATGGAGAATCTGCTGCAGCGAGTGCGTGCGTCCCGCGGTGAGCCGTCCCCCGCGCCGGCTACCCCTCCGCCGCCTCCCAAACCACAACCGCCGGCCCCCGCTCCAACCGAAGCGAGCGATGCTACGGCACCGCCACCGGCAGATGATGCACCTTCAGTGGAAGCCCCCGCAGCGCCGGTGCGACGGCGGGAGCTCGCTCCGGAGGAGAAGAAGACGATCCGTGCCAAGCTGGACTCGTTTCGCGAGGTTGCCAACCAGTCCGCACGAAAGGCGGTCGCCACGAGTCAGGTCGCGAAGCTGGAGATGGCGTTGCGGGTCAAGGTGATCCTGGCCAGCGTCTGTCTCGGTTACACCGCCGCGGCCCTTTCTACCCGTTTCTGGTTCCGGCGGGACCTCACCAGCCTGGGTTGGGCAGCGATGATTCTTTCGGTCGTCATGTGCATCGAGGTGGGGCGGTCACAGGTCATGCTGAGCCGACTCACACGACTGGCTGCCTCGAAGCAGAAGCAGCAGGATATTGCCGACGCGGAAACGGCAGAAGGCAGCGACGACCAGGCCGAAATGGCATAG
- a CDS encoding SAM-dependent methyltransferase: protein MNAKQSVPSGPHQRNWGAATPPANRIGPSLEPDRNGGDGPAGTFDVAIARRVLRQIGSPPLELILPGGQSVTANGTPPQCRIVIRDRGIYWRLLLDPLYHFAEGYASGRIDVEGDLLTPLRVVNEYMSIPSADRPRWFRGRPRSRRNANTLSGSRENIHRHYDLGNAFYRLWLDERMLYTCAYYREPSMTLEQAQVAKMDHVCRKLQLQPGEQVIEAGCGWGGLALHMARQYGVHVRAYNISAEQVRYARELARQEGLDDRVEFVEDDWRNITGTCDAFVSVGMLEHVGIENYPALGETIHRVLAPNGRGLIHTIGRNYPLQLDRWIERKIFPGAAPPTLSEMMGIFEGQDFSVLDVENLRLHYAVTLMDWFNRYEQNVDAVREMFDENFVRTWRLYLASSIAAFEYGWLQLFQVVFAPGASNNNPWTRDYQYRDDDVPRGAVWERLRHERTR from the coding sequence ATGAATGCGAAGCAGTCAGTTCCGTCCGGGCCACATCAACGGAATTGGGGCGCGGCGACGCCTCCAGCGAACCGGATCGGGCCGTCGCTCGAACCCGATCGGAATGGAGGTGACGGTCCGGCCGGGACGTTCGATGTCGCGATTGCACGTCGCGTGCTGCGGCAGATCGGATCGCCCCCTCTGGAACTGATTCTGCCGGGCGGCCAGAGCGTAACCGCCAACGGGACACCTCCTCAATGCCGCATCGTGATTCGCGATCGGGGCATCTACTGGCGACTGCTGCTTGATCCGCTCTACCACTTCGCGGAAGGGTACGCTAGCGGGCGGATTGACGTCGAAGGTGATCTGCTGACGCCGCTGCGTGTCGTCAACGAGTACATGTCGATTCCCTCCGCCGACCGCCCCCGCTGGTTCCGCGGTCGTCCCCGCAGCCGTCGAAATGCCAACACGCTGAGTGGATCACGCGAGAACATCCACCGGCACTACGATCTCGGCAACGCGTTCTACCGGCTCTGGCTCGACGAGCGCATGCTCTACACCTGTGCCTACTACCGCGAGCCGTCGATGACGCTCGAACAGGCCCAGGTCGCCAAGATGGACCACGTCTGCCGAAAGCTGCAGTTGCAGCCGGGTGAGCAGGTGATCGAAGCCGGATGCGGGTGGGGAGGACTCGCACTGCACATGGCACGCCAGTACGGCGTTCATGTTCGTGCGTACAACATTTCGGCCGAACAGGTGCGGTACGCGCGCGAACTTGCCCGGCAGGAAGGCCTGGATGACCGTGTCGAGTTCGTCGAAGACGACTGGCGGAATATCACCGGCACCTGCGACGCATTCGTTTCGGTCGGCATGCTCGAGCATGTCGGCATCGAGAACTATCCGGCACTCGGGGAGACGATCCACCGTGTCCTGGCACCGAACGGTCGGGGACTGATCCACACGATTGGACGAAATTACCCGCTGCAACTCGACCGCTGGATCGAGCGCAAAATCTTTCCCGGCGCAGCGCCGCCGACGCTGTCCGAAATGATGGGGATCTTTGAAGGACAGGACTTCTCGGTCCTCGACGTCGAGAACCTGCGGCTGCATTACGCCGTGACGCTCATGGACTGGTTCAACCGCTACGAACAGAACGTTGATGCCGTTCGCGAGATGTTCGACGAGAACTTCGTGCGCACCTGGCGACTCTACCTTGCTTCGTCGATCGCCGCTTTTGAGTACGGCTGGCTGCAGCTCTTCCAGGTGGTGTTCGCGCCGGGCGCGAGTAACAACAATCCCTGGACGCGCGACTACCAGTACCGCGACGACGACGTTCCCCGCGGGGCCGTCTGGGAACGGCTCCGCCACGAAAGGACGCGGTGA
- a CDS encoding NAD(P)/FAD-dependent oxidoreductase, producing MTSYDVAIVGGGPAGSSCAWRLRQAGHSVAIIDRKEFPRDKTCAGWVTPTVWRTLKVDPDEYGRERTLQPIRGFRTGIIGGPDLQTDYESTVSYGIRRCEFDDYLLRRCDADLLLGQPLRTMTRHGDHWLLNGTIKAGVLVGAGGHFCPVARELGARRTETSSVVTAQEVEFAADDRQLEECGVKATVPELYFCGDLAGYGWCFRKGRYLNVGLGRVNAGKLSQAVTEFVDDLRRRGTLAGNVPERFHGHAYQLYERVVPRLVDDGVMLVGDAAGMAYAQSGEGIRPAVESGLLAAQTLLELEHLQMPAATELMHYADRITERFGQPRERSATDWLPHALLQATARRLLRNRTFVRRVVIDDWFLHASQPALDLTSL from the coding sequence ATGACCAGCTACGATGTTGCCATTGTCGGCGGCGGACCGGCTGGATCGTCCTGCGCGTGGCGACTGCGGCAGGCGGGGCACAGTGTGGCCATCATCGACCGCAAGGAATTCCCGCGGGACAAGACGTGTGCCGGCTGGGTCACACCGACCGTCTGGAGAACGCTGAAGGTCGATCCGGACGAATACGGTCGCGAGCGAACGCTGCAGCCGATTCGTGGCTTTCGCACCGGAATCATCGGCGGACCGGACCTGCAGACAGATTATGAATCCACGGTCAGCTACGGCATCCGACGATGCGAATTCGACGACTACCTGCTCCGGCGCTGTGACGCGGATCTTCTTCTGGGACAGCCGCTGCGGACCATGACGCGGCACGGCGATCACTGGCTGCTCAACGGCACGATCAAGGCAGGCGTTCTGGTCGGTGCCGGCGGGCACTTCTGCCCTGTCGCACGCGAACTGGGAGCACGACGAACCGAAACGTCGAGTGTCGTCACGGCCCAGGAAGTCGAGTTCGCTGCTGATGATCGGCAGCTCGAAGAATGCGGCGTCAAAGCCACCGTGCCCGAGTTGTACTTCTGCGGCGATCTGGCCGGATACGGATGGTGTTTCCGGAAGGGACGCTACCTCAATGTCGGACTGGGGCGCGTCAATGCCGGCAAACTCTCGCAGGCTGTTACAGAGTTTGTCGACGATCTTCGCCGTCGAGGCACGCTGGCCGGGAACGTACCCGAACGGTTCCACGGACACGCCTATCAGCTGTACGAACGTGTGGTCCCACGACTTGTCGACGACGGTGTCATGCTGGTTGGCGACGCGGCCGGGATGGCGTATGCCCAGAGCGGTGAAGGAATCCGCCCCGCCGTCGAGTCCGGTCTGCTGGCGGCACAGACGCTTCTCGAACTCGAGCACCTGCAAATGCCCGCCGCCACGGAGCTGATGCACTACGCCGACAGAATCACCGAACGGTTTGGACAGCCGCGGGAGCGCAGTGCGACCGACTGGTTGCCCCACGCCTTGCTGCAGGCTACCGCGCGTCGATTGCTGCGAAATCGGACGTTTGTCCGCCGGGTCGTGATCGACGACTGGTTTCTGCACGCGAGTCAGCCGGCACTCGATCTGACGTCGCTGTGA
- a CDS encoding THUMP-like domain-containing protein — translation MAREHRPAAAGANDRVTTLRQLRDCPEIFAELQTLEQEGAGELAIQQRLRKQFPDAVVRAVVTLQELRRRAEPKFSRAAQMWFDRQGFEQATGETVAIHKAHRFTRPTWDLCCGIGADAIAIAANVAVTAVDHDEATLLQAEWNAHVYGVQDRFTPLLADVTTVDPGDDLIHIDPDRRAGNRGRAVRLEDYQPGPEFLDRMIAQRSGGAIKLSPASNFGGKFSGCEIELISLHGECKEATVWFGELAGEAPFRATVLPQGATLAGDPFDFDPVIDPLGRYIYDPDPAIVRAGLVDALAVEVSLSRLDDAEEYLTSDTLVKTPFARAFEVLDVVPFKDKALRGYFRAASFGQLEIKCRHVPVDASALRRKLRLDGSDAGVLIVARESGKARGVVCRRCD, via the coding sequence ATGGCTCGAGAGCATCGCCCCGCTGCAGCCGGGGCGAACGACCGCGTGACGACGTTGCGGCAGCTGCGCGACTGCCCGGAGATCTTTGCAGAACTGCAGACTCTGGAGCAGGAAGGAGCCGGCGAACTGGCGATTCAGCAGCGACTGCGAAAACAGTTTCCCGACGCCGTGGTTCGGGCAGTCGTCACTCTTCAGGAGCTTCGCCGACGCGCCGAGCCGAAGTTCAGCCGCGCGGCGCAGATGTGGTTCGACCGCCAGGGGTTCGAGCAGGCGACCGGCGAAACGGTCGCGATTCACAAGGCCCATCGGTTCACGCGTCCCACCTGGGATCTCTGCTGCGGGATCGGTGCCGACGCGATCGCCATTGCCGCGAACGTCGCGGTTACGGCCGTCGACCACGACGAGGCAACCCTGCTGCAGGCCGAGTGGAACGCTCATGTCTATGGCGTTCAGGATCGTTTCACGCCACTGCTCGCTGACGTGACAACGGTCGATCCCGGTGACGATCTGATCCATATCGATCCCGACCGCCGGGCCGGTAACCGGGGGCGGGCCGTGCGGCTGGAGGACTACCAGCCCGGGCCGGAGTTCCTGGACAGAATGATCGCACAGCGTTCGGGCGGAGCCATCAAACTCTCGCCGGCGAGCAACTTCGGCGGCAAGTTCTCCGGCTGCGAGATTGAACTGATCAGCCTGCACGGCGAGTGCAAAGAGGCGACCGTCTGGTTCGGCGAGCTGGCCGGCGAGGCACCGTTCCGCGCGACGGTTCTGCCTCAGGGAGCGACTCTGGCAGGCGATCCGTTCGATTTCGATCCGGTCATCGACCCGCTCGGTCGTTACATCTACGACCCGGATCCCGCGATCGTGCGTGCGGGGCTCGTTGACGCTCTGGCGGTCGAAGTCTCACTCTCGCGGCTTGACGACGCCGAAGAGTATCTGACGTCCGACACGCTGGTGAAAACGCCGTTCGCCCGGGCGTTCGAAGTGCTGGACGTCGTGCCGTTCAAGGACAAGGCGTTGCGGGGGTATTTTCGCGCCGCATCGTTCGGCCAACTGGAGATCAAGTGTCGCCACGTCCCTGTCGATGCCTCGGCACTGCGGCGGAAGCTGCGTCTGGATGGAAGCGATGCGGGCGTGCTGATTGTCGCTCGGGAATCCGGCAAGGCCCGGGGTGTCGTTTGCCGCCGCTGCGACTGA
- a CDS encoding S41 family peptidase encodes MEKSLQRLAWVATTLTLLLAVWTQVARAQDQDEYYELMQVFVDTFEQIDRNYVKDVDRQELVEAAVRGMLAKLDPYSDYISPQDLDRFNEAVEQEFGGVGIQVHFDREQRSIEVMTPLPGSPAYEAGIRAGDRIVEIEGQAVKEFPEGREIESAVKLLKGEPGVQVKVGIVHPDSTEVEEVVITREIIQLDTVLGNTYNEDGSWDFMIDEERKIGYLRLTHFTRRSAAEVRAALRSLRDQGMQGLILDLRFNPGGRLQAAVEISDMFVESGKIVSTEGRNSSPHTWSAKKFGTFSGFPMAILVNRYSASASEIVSACLQDHDRAVIVGERTWGKGSVQTVIDLVDGDSKLKLTTASYYRPSGKNIHRFPKATEEDEWGVMPDEGFAVEFSFDQMRQYQRDRQQRDVLGSDEAPESDFVDTQLEKALEYVRGEVAGEDTPGDDAKPDATTGDAEPKADEGEAKKVEKDAASLIRLPLLAPATAT; translated from the coding sequence ATGGAGAAGTCCTTGCAACGGTTAGCATGGGTCGCGACAACTTTGACACTGCTGCTGGCCGTCTGGACGCAGGTCGCTCGTGCACAGGATCAGGACGAATACTACGAGCTGATGCAGGTCTTCGTCGACACGTTCGAGCAGATTGACCGCAACTACGTCAAGGATGTCGATCGTCAGGAACTGGTCGAGGCAGCGGTCCGCGGCATGCTCGCCAAGCTCGATCCGTATTCCGACTACATCAGCCCGCAGGATCTCGACCGCTTCAACGAAGCTGTCGAGCAGGAATTTGGCGGAGTTGGCATTCAGGTCCACTTCGACCGCGAGCAGAGGTCGATCGAAGTCATGACCCCGCTGCCCGGCAGCCCTGCCTATGAGGCGGGAATTCGCGCCGGCGACCGCATCGTCGAGATCGAAGGCCAGGCGGTCAAGGAGTTTCCCGAAGGACGCGAAATCGAGTCCGCCGTCAAACTGCTCAAGGGAGAACCGGGTGTCCAGGTCAAGGTGGGGATCGTGCATCCCGACTCGACCGAGGTCGAAGAGGTGGTCATCACACGGGAGATCATCCAGCTCGATACGGTCCTGGGGAACACGTACAACGAGGACGGTTCGTGGGACTTCATGATCGATGAGGAACGGAAGATCGGCTACCTCCGCCTGACTCACTTCACACGCCGCAGTGCCGCCGAAGTCCGGGCCGCCCTCCGCAGTCTCCGCGATCAGGGCATGCAGGGGCTGATTCTCGACCTGCGGTTCAACCCCGGCGGACGCCTGCAGGCTGCCGTCGAGATCTCGGACATGTTTGTCGAGAGCGGCAAGATCGTCAGCACCGAAGGTCGCAACAGCAGCCCGCACACGTGGTCGGCCAAGAAGTTCGGAACGTTCTCCGGGTTTCCGATGGCCATTCTCGTGAACCGGTACAGTGCTTCGGCCAGCGAGATCGTCAGTGCCTGCCTGCAGGATCACGATCGTGCCGTCATCGTCGGGGAACGCACGTGGGGCAAGGGGAGCGTGCAGACCGTTATCGACCTGGTCGATGGCGACAGCAAGCTCAAGCTGACCACCGCCAGTTACTACCGGCCGAGCGGCAAGAACATTCATCGCTTCCCCAAGGCGACCGAAGAAGACGAGTGGGGCGTCATGCCCGACGAGGGATTCGCCGTCGAGTTTTCGTTCGATCAGATGCGGCAGTATCAGCGGGATCGTCAGCAGCGGGACGTGCTCGGAAGTGACGAAGCGCCCGAATCGGACTTCGTCGATACGCAGCTTGAGAAAGCCCTGGAGTACGTCCGGGGTGAGGTTGCCGGCGAAGATACTCCCGGTGACGATGCGAAACCGGACGCAACGACCGGCGACGCGGAACCGAAAGCCGACGAAGGGGAAGCGAAGAAGGTCGAGAAGGATGCCGCTTCGCTGATCCGGCTGCCGCTTCTGGCACCGGCCACCGCGACCTGA